In Arsenicicoccus sp. oral taxon 190, the following are encoded in one genomic region:
- a CDS encoding alpha/beta fold hydrolase yields MTAPTLVLLHGTRMRGSFWRDYPALLPGVRVVAPDLPGHGDRAGEDFTWEGALATVEAALPDGPVVLAGHSLGGYVAMAYAAAHPHRLDGLGLIGATGVPTGAGAAVYRGFARLVPRLGEERVARRVNALMRRLAGGRDVSHVTDEGAGYAAMPAAWAAVMSECGPGLLGGLDIPVLLLNGGLDQMRLGVRAYAAACPGARVVTVPRATHFLPLTHPEACARELRRLLDRALQTYRR; encoded by the coding sequence ATGACGGCACCCACCCTGGTCCTGCTGCACGGCACCCGCATGCGCGGCAGCTTCTGGCGCGACTACCCGGCGCTGCTGCCCGGGGTCCGCGTCGTCGCGCCCGACCTGCCCGGCCACGGCGACCGCGCGGGCGAGGACTTCACGTGGGAGGGCGCCCTGGCCACGGTCGAGGCCGCCCTCCCGGACGGTCCGGTCGTCCTGGCGGGTCACAGCCTCGGGGGCTACGTCGCCATGGCGTATGCCGCAGCCCACCCCCACCGCCTCGACGGGCTGGGGCTGATCGGGGCCACCGGCGTCCCCACGGGGGCCGGGGCTGCGGTCTACCGCGGCTTCGCGCGCCTCGTGCCCCGGCTCGGCGAGGAGCGGGTGGCCCGGCGCGTCAACGCCCTGATGCGCCGCCTGGCCGGAGGCCGCGACGTCAGCCACGTCACCGACGAGGGGGCGGGCTACGCCGCGATGCCGGCGGCGTGGGCCGCGGTGATGAGCGAGTGCGGCCCGGGCCTGCTGGGCGGGCTCGACATACCGGTCCTGCTGCTCAACGGGGGGCTGGACCAGATGCGGCTCGGGGTGCGGGCCTACGCCGCCGCCTGCCCGGGCGCCCGGGTGGTGACGGTGCCGCGGGCGACGCACTTCCTGCCGCTCACGCACCCGGAGGCCTGCGCGCGCGAGCTGCGGAGGCTGCTGGACCGCGCCCTGCAGACCTACCGCCGGTAG
- a CDS encoding Maf family protein, with product MAVQLVLASASPARLATLRGAGLAPYVQVSRVDEPAVIADLESRAGALPPADHALALARAKCDDVASSVAAQDGPQVVLGCDSVLEIAGEVHGKPETPEFAIERWRRMRGGSGVLHSGHALTDLRTRRQVSRTASTVVHFADLSDTEIEAYVATGEPLWVAGGFTVDGLGGAFVTAIEGDYHNVVGVSLPLLRELLLELGIGWWDLERSQPGS from the coding sequence ATGGCCGTCCAGCTCGTCCTCGCCTCCGCCTCGCCGGCCCGCCTCGCGACGTTGCGGGGGGCAGGGCTAGCGCCATACGTGCAGGTGTCGCGGGTCGACGAACCCGCCGTGATCGCCGACCTCGAGTCCCGTGCGGGGGCCCTGCCGCCGGCGGATCACGCGCTCGCCCTGGCGCGCGCCAAGTGCGACGACGTGGCGAGCAGCGTTGCGGCGCAGGACGGTCCGCAGGTCGTGCTGGGGTGCGACTCGGTGCTGGAGATCGCCGGGGAGGTGCACGGCAAGCCCGAGACGCCCGAATTCGCGATCGAGCGGTGGCGCCGGATGCGCGGCGGCTCCGGGGTGCTGCACTCCGGACACGCCCTCACGGATCTGCGCACGCGCCGGCAGGTCTCGCGCACCGCGTCGACGGTGGTGCACTTCGCCGACCTGTCCGACACGGAGATCGAGGCGTATGTCGCAACCGGCGAACCCCTCTGGGTGGCAGGAGGTTTCACGGTGGACGGGCTGGGCGGGGCGTTCGTCACGGCCATCGAGGGCGACTACCACAACGTCGTGGGCGTCTCCCTGCCGCTGCTGCGGGAGCTGCTGCTGGAGCTGGGCATCGGCTGGTGGGACCTCGAGCGGTCGCAGCCGGGGTCTTGA
- a CDS encoding MerR family transcriptional regulator: MIHIGEFARLGQVSMRMLRHYDQLGLLTPDHVDPWTGYRSYSAGQLARLNRIVALKDLGFPLAQVAVLLDGDLDGDELRAMLGERRLELEREHEQARQRLAGVEARLHLIDKEHDMSIEYVTKSLPAVRLAARSADLEEGQAIGQVVGPLFHQVGAAVARAGGSLRTAIASYDVRPDSMHITVGYAHDGPAPEGTTIVELPAVEQAVCCVHLGAMTGIGAAWQSLVQHAETSGWELLGPCREDYLQAEGEDQTDWVTELQQPVRRR, translated from the coding sequence ATGATCCACATCGGAGAGTTCGCCCGGCTCGGTCAGGTGTCGATGCGCATGCTGCGGCACTACGACCAGCTCGGCCTGCTGACGCCCGACCACGTCGACCCGTGGACGGGCTACCGCAGCTACTCCGCCGGCCAGCTGGCCCGGCTCAACCGGATCGTGGCGCTCAAGGACCTCGGCTTCCCGCTCGCGCAGGTGGCCGTGCTGCTGGACGGCGACCTCGACGGGGACGAGCTGCGCGCCATGCTGGGCGAACGGCGGCTGGAGCTGGAGCGGGAGCACGAGCAGGCGCGGCAGCGCCTGGCCGGCGTCGAGGCGCGCCTCCACCTCATCGACAAGGAGCACGACATGTCCATCGAGTACGTCACCAAGTCCCTGCCCGCCGTCCGCCTCGCCGCCCGCAGCGCCGACCTCGAGGAGGGGCAGGCCATCGGCCAGGTCGTCGGCCCGCTCTTCCATCAGGTGGGGGCCGCGGTGGCCCGCGCCGGCGGCAGCCTGCGCACCGCCATCGCGTCCTACGACGTGCGACCTGACAGCATGCACATCACCGTGGGTTACGCGCACGACGGCCCGGCCCCGGAGGGCACCACCATCGTCGAGCTGCCCGCCGTCGAGCAGGCCGTCTGCTGCGTCCACCTCGGCGCGATGACGGGGATCGGGGCGGCCTGGCAGTCGCTCGTGCAGCACGCCGAGACCAGCGGCTGGGAGCTGCTCGGCCCCTGCCGCGAGGACTACCTGCAGGCCGAGGGCGAGGACCAGACGGACTGGGTCACCGAGCTGCAGCAGCCGGTGCGCCGCCGCTGA
- a CDS encoding acyl-CoA carboxylase subunit beta: MAHQPDPKVADVRARLEAALEASATPPEKAAAKLASQGKMYVRDRISLLFDEGSFVEDGRYANAMATGLPADGVVTGRGLVDGRPAIVVANDPTVKAGSWGARTVEKIVRATESALREELPVFWFVDSAGARITDQVEMFPGRRGAGRIFHNQVALSGKVPQICCLFGPSAAGGAYIPSFTDIVIMVDGNASMYLGSPRMAEMVVGEKVSLEDLGGARMHCTVSGVGDLLAGSDDEAIELAKEYFSYMPLSWRQPAPHFHPEEPTAPLTRDDVPEIESVPFDMHEVIDRLVDDQQFFEVKPMFAAELIVGFGRMAGQTVGFVANNSAVKGGVLFSDSADKATRFITTCDAYSIPLVYLADVPGFMIGSEVERGGIIRHGAKMVYAVSAATVPQLCVVVRKAYGAGLYAMGGPGFAPDATIALPTARIGVMGPEAAVNAVYANKIAEVPEGPQRDAFVQAKREEYEQDIDLERLAADLVIDDIVEPEALRDSIIHRLSYAGGRSRHFTERHTGISPV; the protein is encoded by the coding sequence ATGGCCCACCAACCGGATCCGAAGGTCGCTGACGTCCGGGCGCGGCTCGAGGCGGCGCTGGAGGCCTCGGCCACCCCGCCGGAGAAGGCCGCGGCCAAGCTCGCCTCCCAGGGCAAGATGTATGTGCGCGACCGAATCTCGTTGCTGTTCGACGAGGGGAGCTTCGTGGAAGACGGGCGCTACGCCAACGCCATGGCGACCGGCCTGCCGGCCGACGGGGTGGTCACCGGACGCGGTCTCGTGGACGGCCGACCGGCCATCGTCGTCGCGAACGACCCCACCGTCAAAGCGGGTTCGTGGGGTGCGCGGACCGTGGAAAAGATCGTGCGCGCCACCGAGAGCGCGCTGCGCGAGGAGCTCCCGGTCTTCTGGTTCGTCGACTCCGCGGGCGCCCGGATCACCGACCAGGTCGAGATGTTCCCGGGGCGGCGCGGCGCCGGTCGCATCTTTCACAACCAGGTCGCGCTGTCCGGCAAGGTGCCCCAGATCTGTTGTCTCTTCGGGCCGTCCGCGGCCGGCGGGGCCTACATCCCGAGCTTCACCGACATCGTGATCATGGTCGACGGCAACGCCTCGATGTACCTCGGGTCGCCGCGCATGGCCGAGATGGTCGTGGGGGAGAAGGTCTCGCTGGAGGACCTCGGTGGCGCCCGGATGCACTGCACGGTCTCCGGCGTCGGGGACCTGCTGGCGGGCAGCGACGATGAGGCCATCGAGCTGGCCAAGGAGTACTTCTCCTACATGCCCCTGTCGTGGCGCCAGCCGGCCCCGCACTTCCACCCCGAGGAGCCGACGGCGCCGCTGACGCGCGACGACGTCCCGGAGATCGAGTCGGTGCCCTTCGACATGCACGAGGTCATCGACCGGCTCGTCGACGACCAGCAGTTCTTCGAGGTGAAGCCGATGTTCGCGGCGGAGCTGATCGTCGGCTTCGGGCGGATGGCCGGGCAGACGGTGGGTTTCGTCGCCAACAACTCCGCCGTCAAGGGCGGCGTGCTGTTCAGCGACTCCGCCGACAAGGCAACGAGATTCATCACCACGTGCGACGCCTACTCGATCCCGCTGGTCTACCTCGCCGACGTGCCGGGCTTCATGATCGGCTCGGAGGTCGAGCGCGGCGGCATCATCCGGCACGGCGCCAAGATGGTGTATGCCGTCTCGGCCGCGACCGTGCCGCAGCTGTGCGTCGTGGTGCGCAAGGCGTATGGCGCCGGCCTCTACGCCATGGGAGGCCCGGGCTTCGCGCCGGACGCGACCATCGCGCTGCCGACCGCCCGGATCGGCGTCATGGGTCCGGAGGCGGCCGTCAACGCGGTCTACGCCAACAAGATCGCCGAGGTCCCCGAGGGGCCGCAGCGCGACGCGTTCGTGCAGGCCAAGCGGGAGGAGTACGAGCAGGACATCGACCTCGAGCGCCTTGCCGCCGACCTGGTCATCGACGACATCGTCGAGCCGGAAGCCTTGCGGGACAGCATCATCCACCGCCTCAGCTATGCCGGCGGTCGGTCCCGCCACTTCACGGAGCGCCACACCGGCATCTCGCCGGTCTGA